One Meleagris gallopavo isolate NT-WF06-2002-E0010 breed Aviagen turkey brand Nicholas breeding stock chromosome 11, Turkey_5.1, whole genome shotgun sequence genomic region harbors:
- the D2HGDH gene encoding D-2-hydroxyglutarate dehydrogenase, mitochondrial, whose product PRQRPSSALHTARPRRQEVPLTCERYGLRRLPFARLGSGDAAFFESLMPGRACSNPEELKSFNVDWLKSVRGCSELLLKPKTAAEVSQVLRYCHERNLAVSPQGGNTGLVGGSVPVFDEIILSTALMNQIISFDPVSGILVCQAGCILEKLNEYLEERGFIMPLDLGAKGSCHIGGNVATNAGGLRLLRYGSLRGTVLGLEVVLADGTVLDCLASLRKDNTGYDLKQLFIGSEGTLGVITAVSILCPQKPKAVNLAFLGCQDFSRVQETFTTCRAMLGEILSAFEFMDEKCMELVEKHLGLSNPVRGSPFYVLIETSGSNSSHDEEKLNSFLEQAMTSGLVTDGTVAVDDKKIKALWSLRERITEALTRDGCVYKYDISLPVGKLYDLVTDTRARLGQSAKNVVGYGHLGDGNLHLNITAESYSHSLLDAIEPFVYEWTARYNGSISAEHGLGFKKKQFIQYSKPNEAIFLMQRFKAMLDPKGILNPYKTLPPSPSADTIA is encoded by the exons CCCCGGCAGCGCCCCAGCAGCGCCCTGCACACCGCCCGGCCCCGCCGCCAGGAGGTACCGCTCACCTGCGAGCGCTACGGGCTGCGGCGGCTGCCCTTCGCCCGCCTCGGCAGCGGCGATGCGGCTTTCTTTGAGAGCCTCATGCCGGGCAGGGCGTGCTCGAACCCCGAGGAGCTGAAATCCTTTAATGTGGACTGGCTGAAATCAGTCCGAG GCTGCAGCGAGCTGTTGTTGAAGccaaagacagcagcagaggtatCTCAAGTTCTCAG GTACTGCCATGAGAGGAACCTGGCAGTGAGTCCCCAAGGGGGTAACACAGGCCTTGTTGGGGGCAGTGTTCCTGTCTTCGATGAGATCATTCTCTCCACTGCCCTGATGAACCAGATCATCAGCTTTGACCCGGTGTCTG GAATCCTGGTGTGCCAAGCTGGCTGCATCCTAGAGAAACTCAATGAGTACTTGGAGGAGCGGGGCTTTATCATGCCCCTTGACTTGGGAGCCAAAGGTAGCTGTCACATCGGTGGTAATGTGGCCACAAATGCTGGAGGCCTGCGGCTGCTGAGATATGGCTCTCTGCGAGGGACTGTGTTAGGGCTGGAAGTG GTGCTGGCAGATGGCACAGTTCTGGACTGTTTGGCATCTCTGCGCAAGGATAACACTGGCTACGATTTGAAGCAGCTTTTCATTGGATCTGAGGGGACTTTAGGAGTCATCACAGCTGTCTCTATACTCTGTCCCCAGAAACCTAAAGCTGTAAATCTGGCATTCTTAG GATGTCAGGATTTCTCTCGGGTTCAGGAAACGTTTACAACCTGCAGAGCCATGCTGGGAGAGATCTTGTCTGCCTTTGAGTTCATGGATGAGAAGTGCATGGAATTGGTTGAGAAACATCTTGGGCTCTCCAACCCAGTGAGAG GCAGccctttttatgttttaattgaAACTTCGGGCTCCAACTCGAGCCACGATGAAGAAAAATTGAACAGCTTCCTGGAACAGGCCATGACTTCTGGTTTAGTCACTGATGGAACTGTGGCAGTGGATgataagaaaataaag GCACTGTGGAGCCTGCGGGAGAGGATCACAGAGGCACTCACTCGTGATGGCTGTGTTTACAAGTATGACATCTCCCTCCCTGTGGGAAAACTGTATGATCTCGTGACTGACACGAGAGCTCGTCTGGGCCAGAGTGCCAAAAACGTGGTGGGCTATGGCCACTTGG GAGATGGAAACTTGCACTTGAACATCACGGCAGAGTCCTACAGCCATTCCCTTCTGGATGCCATCGAGCCATTTGTGTATGAGTGGACTGCAAGATACAATGGCAGCATCAGTGCAGAGCACGGGCTGGGCTTCAAGAAAAAGCAGTTCATTCAGTACAGCAAACCCAATGAGGCAATCTTTCTAATGCAGCGTTTCAAAGCCATGTTGGACCCCAAAGGAATCCTCAATCCATACAAGACACTGCCCCCCAGCCCCTCAGCAGATACCATCGCGTGA
- the UBXN7 gene encoding UBX domain-containing protein 7: protein MLEACNNNLEMAVTMFLDGGGIAEEPSTSSAAVSAVRPHTEDEVRAPIPQKQEILVEPEPLFGAPKRRRPARSIFDGFRDFQTETIRQEQELRNGGAVDKKLTTLADLFRPPIDLMHKGSFETAKECGQMQNKWLMINIQNVQDFACQCLNRDVWSNEAVKNIIREHFIFWQVYHDSEEGQRYIQFYKLADFPYVSILDPRTGQKLVEWHQLDVTSFLDQVTGFLSEHGQLDGHSTNPPQKCSRSESLIDASEDSQLEAAIRASLQETHFDSSQAKQESRSDEESESELFSGSEEFISVCGSEEEEESENPAKLRKSPHKDLGYKKEESRRPQPEPPARTEPGTTSNHRVLPCIDAGVVEEPADKPESMLQGLDVNGPKAQLMLRYPDGKREQISLPEQAKLLALVKHVQSKGYPNERFELLTNFPRRKLSHLDYEITLQEAGLCPQETVFVQERN, encoded by the exons ATGCTTGAAGCATGCAACAACAACCTGGAGATGGCTGTCACCATGTTTCTGGATGGTGGAGGCATAGCAGAGGAGCCCAGCACCAGTTCTGCAGCAGTGTCTGCAGTTCGACCACACACCGA GGATGAAGTACGAGCTCCAATTCCTCAAAAACAGGAAATTTTAGTAGAACCTGAGCCCTTGTTTGGAG ctcCTAAAAGACGCAGACCTGCGCGTTCAATATTTGACGGCTTTCGGGATTTTCAGACAGAAACCA TTCGACAGGAACAGGAGCTACGAAATGGAGGAGCAGTAGATAAGAAACTCACTACCCTAGCAGACCTCTTCAGGCCTCCCATTGATCTGATGCACAAAGGCAGCTTTGAGACG GCCAAGGAGTGTGGTCAGATGCAGAACAAATGGCTCATGATAAACATTCAGAACGTGCAAGATTTTGCGTGCCAGTGTCTGAACCGCGATGTATGGAGCAATGAGGCTGTGAAGAACATCATCAgggaacatttcattttttggcag GTCTATCACGACAGTGAGGAGGGGCAGAGGTACATACAGTTTTATAAATTAGCAGACTTCCCTTATGTCTCCATCCTGGATCCCAGGACAG GCCAGAAACTAGTGGAGTGGCACCAGCTGGACGTGACCTCTTTCTTGGACCAAGTGACCGGGTTCCTGAGTGAGCACGGACAGCTGGATGGGCATTCTACCAACCCTCCCCAAAAATGCTCCCGTTCG GAGAGCCTCATTGATGCCAGTGAGGACAGCCAGCTGGAAGCTGCTATCAGAGCTTCGTTACAGGAAACACATTTTGATTCCTCACAGGCCAAGCAGGAGAGTCGATCAGATGAGGAATCTGAGTCAGAGCTTTTTTCTGGAAGTGAagagtttatttctgtttgcggatctgaggaggaggaggaatcaGAGAATCCTGCCAAGCTGAGGAAGTCTCCACACAAGGACTTGGGGTATAAAAAAGAGGAGAGCCGAAGGCCTCAGCCTGAGCCCCCTGCAAGGACTGAGCCTGGGACAACATCAAATCATAGGGTACTGCCCTGCATTGATGCAGGGGTAGTGGAGGAGCCAGCTGACAAGCCTGAAAGTATGTTGCAGGGCCTAGATGTGAATG GACCAAAGGCACAGCTGATGCTAAGGTATCCAGATGGAAAGAGAGAACAAATTTCACTGCCTGAACAAGCTAAACTTCTG gCTCTTGTGAAACATGTCCAGTCAAAAGGATACCCCAATGAACGCTTTGAACTCCTCACCAACTTCCCTCGAAGGAAACTCTCTCACCTGGACTATGAGATCACATTACAGGAGGCAGGCCTGTGTCCTCAAGAGACTGTCTTTGTGCAGGAAAGGAATTAG